TCTTCAGACCCTTCACGCTGACATTGCCGACGAGCGGCGCGGTCACAAAGCCTTCGGCCAGATGCCGCACGCTGCGGGTGATGAAGATGGAGTCCGCCGGGGCCATCTGTTCCATGCGATGGGCCAGGTGCGTCGTCTGGCCGATGGCCGAGTAGTCCATGCGCAGATCACTGCTGATCGATCGGACGACGACCTCTCCGGAGTTGAGGCCGATCCGCACGAGGATGTCCATGCCGCGGCTCTCGGGTCCCGCGGCATACATACGAAGCGATTGGCGCATGGCCAGCGCGGCGAAGCACGCGCGCACCGCGTGGTCCTCCAGTGCGAGGGGCGCGCCGAACAGCGCCATGATCCCATCGCCCATCACCTGGTTCACGGTCCCCTCGTACCGGTGGACGGCTTCCATCATCCTCTTGAGCACCGGGTCGAGAAGTGCGCGCGCCTCCTCGGGATCGCGATCCTCCAGCAGCTCCATCGAACCCTTCAAGTCCGCGAAGAGCACGGTGACCTGCTTGCGCTCGCCCTCCAGGGCCCTCCGGGAGCTCAGGATCCTCTCGGCGAGGTATTTGGGTGTGTAGGACTCTGGAGAGACATAACCCTGAGCTCCCGACGGGGCGGTGGCCAATTCAGCCGGGTGCGCACACCTGGGGCAGAATCTCGCCGTCGGGGATAGTGTTCGACCGCACTTGGCACAGAGGCGGGCCAGCGGGGCCGCGCACTCCTCGCAGAACCTTGCGCCGGCCTCGTTCTCGTGCTGACACTCGGAGCACTTCACCGGCCGAAGCTCCTCGACTGCAGGCCTGCGAGTTTACGATCGCGTCGACACTGAGCCGAGCGTACCTGGCGAGTCTGAGAGGGTCAAGGGGTCGCCCGGGAGTTTTGCCGATCCCAGGCTCTACGGTATGCTGACAGCCACGCTGGATTTCGAACGCGCGAGTTCTGGCCGACAATGTCCCCGGCGTAGAGACCAATGCACGGACCCCGTTCCGCACGCCCGGTGGATGTGGCTCGCTGGTTGATTGCCGGCTGTCGTAACCGGCTTCGAGCCGCGGTGGCGCGCTGGACGCCTGATCACGTCGTGCAGGCGCGGCAGTTCCGACGCGTGTTCGGGCGGCGCATCGACTGGCGACGTCCGACGACCTTCAACGAGAAGATCCACTGGATCCGGCGATACGAACGCTCTCCGCTCTTGCCCCAGCTCGCGAACAAGGTGACGGTGCGACGCTATGTCGAGGATCGGCTGGGGCCCGGGGTCCTCACGGATCTGATCGGGACCTGGGAGCGGCCCGAGGTCATTCCGTGGACGACGCTGCCGACGCCGTGCGTCCTCAAGCTGAACTCGGGCTCGGGAATGAACCTCTTCATCCGGGACCGGAGCAGCCTGGACGTGACCGCGGCCAGCGCGCAGCTCGAGGCGTGGCGGCAACGCAACTTCTACTGGCACTTGCGAGAGTGGGCGTACAAGAATATTTCACCCGTGATCCTCGGAGAGCGGATGCTCCAGACCCCCGCCGGGGCGATTCCTTCTGACTACAAGCTGTTCTGCTTCGACGGCGTCCCACGGCTCGTCCAGGTCGACTGTGACCGATTCACGAAGCACACGCGCGCGCTCTACCGGCTCCCCTGGAAGTTCGTGCCCGTCGAGTACATCTATCCGGTGTCGCCGAATGCCGCGCAGGCTCCTCCCCCGCCGAACCTCAGGACCATCGTCGACTACGCGACGGCTCTGGCCGCGGGCCTGCCATTCGTGCGAGCGGACTTCTACGACCTGGAGGACCGGGTGGTCTTTGGCGAGCTCACCTGGTATCCGGACGCGGCCTGTGGCTCCTTCTCGCCCGCGACGTACGATACCGAATTCGGCCAGTGGCTGTCCCTGCGACGGATCGGTGAACGCACAGGACGTCGCGCCTGACCATACTCGGCTGCGTGGGCGCGACGTGCACCCCTGTCCCTAACGTGAGGCCGAGGGGAGCGAGCAATGGCAGCCTCGAATAGACCGCTGTGGCAGTGGAGCGCCTGCGACCTGGCCGAGGCCATCGCGGCGCGCCGGGTGACCGCCGTCGAGGCCGTGGGCAGCGCGGTGGACCGCATGCGCGCCACCAACGGCAAGATCAATGCGGTCGTGGACGACCTCGGTGAGGCTGCCCTGCGCGAGGCGGAGGCCCACGACAAGGCGGTGAGCGCCGGCGGTCCGATCGGGCCGCTGCACGGCGTGCCGGTCACGATCAAGGAGAACGTGGATCAGAAGGGGTGCACGACGCCCAACGGCGTCGTCGCCTTCAAGGGCGTGATCGCGCCGGACGATGCGCCCGTGGTCTCCAATCTCCGTCGGGCCGGGGCCATCATCATCGGGCGCACCAACACGCCGGAGTTCTCCTTCCGCGGGACCACGGTGAACGAGCTGCACGGCCGCACCTTCAATCCCTGGAACGCCACCGCCTCGGCCGGCGGCTCCTCGGGCGGCGCGGCCGCCGCGGTCATGATGGGCTATGGCCCGATCGCACACGGCAACGACATCGGTGGCTCGCTCCGCTTTCCGGCCTATGCCTGCGGCGCGGCCACGGTCAAGCCGGGTCTCGGCCGGGTGCCGGCCTACAATCCCTCGGCCACCGTCGAGCGCGGCATGCTGGCACAGGTCATGTCCGTGCAGGGCGTGATCTGTCGCGAGGTCCGCGACGTGCGCCTGGCCATGCGCTCGCTCGTCGGCTACGACCCCCGCGATCCCTGGCAGGTGCCCATGCCATTCGAGGGGCCGCCCGAGCCGGGGCCGATCAAGGTCGCCTTCACCCGGAACATCTTCGACTTCCCCCTGCACCCCGCGGTCGCCCGGGCCCTCGACACCGCGCGCTCGGTGCTGGCCGCCGCCGGCTACGACGTGCGTGAGGTCGAGCCGCCCCTCCTCGAGGAGGCCGCCGTCACCGGCGCGCGCTGCCTCTTCGGCGAAGCCAAGGCGCTGATGGACGGCGACGTGCGCAAGTACGGCTCGAAGACCGTCGTCGCGATCTTCGACGAGTACTACCGGTACTTCCAGCCGTTCGAGGGCCTCGACTTCCTGAAGGCGATGGCCGACCGCAATCGGTTCATTCGCGCCTGGACCACGTTCATGGCCGACTATCCGCTGGTGCTCACCCCGTTTCTTCCGGCGCCGATCTTCACCTGGAACCGCGACGAGCAGGGCGCCGAGGGCGTGCGCGAGGTGCTCGGCAGCGCGCTCTACAGCTACGCCATGAACTTCATGGGCCTGCCCGCGGCCGTCGTGCCCGCGAACGAGAACGACGGCCAGCCGGTCGGCGTCCAGATCGTCGGCCGTCGCTTTCGCGAGGACATGATCCTCGATGCCGCCGAGGCGGTGGAGCGGTCGGTCGGCGTCATGGCCGAGCGGCTCTGGCG
This Candidatus Methylomirabilota bacterium DNA region includes the following protein-coding sequences:
- a CDS encoding ATP-grasp fold amidoligase family protein — encoded protein: MQARQFRRVFGRRIDWRRPTTFNEKIHWIRRYERSPLLPQLANKVTVRRYVEDRLGPGVLTDLIGTWERPEVIPWTTLPTPCVLKLNSGSGMNLFIRDRSSLDVTAASAQLEAWRQRNFYWHLREWAYKNISPVILGERMLQTPAGAIPSDYKLFCFDGVPRLVQVDCDRFTKHTRALYRLPWKFVPVEYIYPVSPNAAQAPPPPNLRTIVDYATALAAGLPFVRADFYDLEDRVVFGELTWYPDAACGSFSPATYDTEFGQWLSLRRIGERTGRRA
- a CDS encoding amidase family protein translates to MAASNRPLWQWSACDLAEAIAARRVTAVEAVGSAVDRMRATNGKINAVVDDLGEAALREAEAHDKAVSAGGPIGPLHGVPVTIKENVDQKGCTTPNGVVAFKGVIAPDDAPVVSNLRRAGAIIIGRTNTPEFSFRGTTVNELHGRTFNPWNATASAGGSSGGAAAAVMMGYGPIAHGNDIGGSLRFPAYACGAATVKPGLGRVPAYNPSATVERGMLAQVMSVQGVICREVRDVRLAMRSLVGYDPRDPWQVPMPFEGPPEPGPIKVAFTRNIFDFPLHPAVARALDTARSVLAAAGYDVREVEPPLLEEAAVTGARCLFGEAKALMDGDVRKYGSKTVVAIFDEYYRYFQPFEGLDFLKAMADRNRFIRAWTTFMADYPLVLTPFLPAPIFTWNRDEQGAEGVREVLGSALYSYAMNFMGLPAAVVPANENDGQPVGVQIVGRRFREDMILDAAEAVERSVGVMAERLWRR